A window of Streptomyces marispadix contains these coding sequences:
- a CDS encoding LCP family protein produces the protein MADDSTSGQGAATGRSGGGFRATGRRRKPHGRRRRVLKAVAWSVVAAAVLAGTGLGFAYFKLDGNISGVDIDAKLGKHRPGNTPDGSMDILVLGSDSRSGTHGKYGKDGGGARSDTAMVLHVNKEHDKASVVSIPRDTIVERPECVRNDGGGTAPAQRTMFNSAYETGGPACAVKTVESMSGVRMDHYAEVDFAGFKKLIDRLGGVEVTTKKPIDDPDSHLKLKPGEHKLGGEQSLGLVRTRHAVGDGSDLGRIRLQQAFVKALMDQVDSVGVFSSPKKLYELADSATSAVTTDSDLDSVGDLAGLASMLKGVESEDVHMSTLPVTYDPQDPNRVVPMESKAAKMWAAIKRDAAVPESAEKGSASDGNDAGSVVG, from the coding sequence ATGGCGGACGACAGCACGAGCGGGCAGGGCGCGGCCACGGGCCGCTCCGGCGGCGGATTCCGCGCCACCGGCCGCCGTCGCAAGCCGCACGGCCGCAGACGCCGGGTGCTCAAGGCCGTGGCCTGGAGCGTGGTGGCCGCCGCCGTCCTCGCAGGCACCGGTCTCGGCTTCGCCTACTTCAAGCTCGACGGCAACATCTCCGGCGTCGACATCGACGCCAAGCTCGGCAAGCACCGGCCGGGGAACACCCCCGACGGCTCGATGGACATCCTCGTCCTCGGCTCGGACTCCCGCTCGGGCACCCACGGCAAGTACGGCAAGGACGGGGGCGGCGCCCGTTCCGACACCGCGATGGTCCTGCACGTCAACAAGGAGCACGACAAGGCGAGCGTGGTCTCGATACCGCGCGACACCATCGTCGAGCGCCCCGAGTGCGTAAGGAACGACGGCGGCGGCACCGCACCCGCGCAGCGCACGATGTTCAACTCCGCGTACGAGACGGGCGGCCCGGCCTGCGCCGTGAAGACGGTGGAGTCGATGTCCGGCGTGCGCATGGACCACTACGCGGAGGTCGACTTCGCCGGGTTCAAGAAGCTGATCGACCGCCTCGGCGGCGTCGAGGTCACCACCAAGAAGCCGATCGACGACCCGGACAGCCATCTGAAGCTGAAGCCGGGCGAGCACAAGCTCGGCGGCGAGCAGTCCCTCGGCCTGGTACGTACGCGCCACGCTGTCGGCGACGGCAGCGACCTCGGCCGGATCCGGCTACAGCAGGCGTTCGTGAAGGCGCTGATGGACCAGGTCGACAGCGTCGGGGTGTTCAGCAGCCCGAAGAAGCTCTACGAACTGGCCGACAGCGCCACATCGGCCGTGACCACCGACTCCGACCTGGACTCGGTCGGCGACCTCGCCGGGCTGGCGAGCATGCTCAAGGGCGTCGAGTCCGAGGACGTACACATGTCGACGCTGCCGGTGACGTACGACCCGCAGGACCCCAACCGGGTCGTGCCGATGGAGTCCAAGGCGGCGAAGATGTGGGCCGCGATCAAGCGGGACGCGGCCGTGCCCGAGTCCGCCGAGAAGGGCTCGGCGAGCGACGGGAACGACGCGGGGAGCGTCGTCGGCTGA
- the rpmE gene encoding 50S ribosomal protein L31 yields MKRDIHPEYVETQVSCTCGNSFTTRSTVSGGQIRADICSACHPFYTGKQKILDTGGRVARFEARFGKGAGSAKK; encoded by the coding sequence TTGAAGCGCGACATCCACCCCGAGTACGTAGAGACCCAGGTGAGCTGCACCTGCGGCAACTCCTTCACGACTCGCAGCACCGTGAGCGGCGGCCAGATCCGGGCCGACATCTGCTCCGCGTGCCACCCCTTCTACACCGGCAAGCAGAAGATCCTCGACACCGGTGGCCGTGTGGCCCGGTTCGAGGCCCGCTTCGGCAAGGGCGCCGGTTCCGCCAAGAAGTAG
- the prfA gene encoding peptide chain release factor 1, giving the protein MFEAVEELIGEHAELETQLADPAIHADQARARRLNKRYAELSPVIATYRSWKQTGDDIDTARELASDDPDFAAEVKELEAQREELTEKLRLLLVPRDPSDDKDVILEIKAGEGGDESALFAGDLLRMYLRYAERVGWKTELIQSTESDLGGYKDVQVAVKTKGNGAAEPGQGVWARLKYEGGVHRVQRVPATESQGRIHTSAAGVLVLPEAEDVDVEINANDLRIDVYRSSGPGGQSVNTTDSAVRITHEPTGIVVSCQNEKSQLQNKEQALRILRARLLAAAQEEADQEASDARRSQVRTVDRSERVRTYNFPENRISDHRVGFKAYNLDQVLDGDLDAVIQACVDADSAAKLAAAQ; this is encoded by the coding sequence ATGTTCGAGGCGGTCGAGGAACTGATCGGTGAGCACGCCGAGTTGGAGACACAACTCGCCGATCCCGCGATCCACGCCGACCAGGCGCGCGCCCGCAGGCTCAACAAGCGCTACGCGGAACTCTCACCGGTGATCGCCACGTACCGCTCGTGGAAGCAGACCGGGGACGACATCGACACGGCACGCGAACTCGCCTCCGACGACCCGGACTTCGCCGCCGAGGTGAAAGAACTCGAAGCCCAGCGCGAGGAGTTGACGGAGAAGCTGCGTCTGCTGCTCGTGCCGCGCGACCCCAGCGACGACAAGGACGTCATCCTGGAGATCAAGGCCGGGGAGGGCGGCGACGAGTCCGCTCTCTTCGCCGGGGATCTGCTGAGGATGTATCTGCGCTACGCGGAGCGCGTCGGCTGGAAGACGGAGCTGATCCAGTCCACCGAGTCCGACCTCGGCGGCTACAAGGACGTCCAGGTCGCCGTGAAGACCAAGGGCAACGGCGCCGCCGAGCCCGGCCAGGGCGTGTGGGCGCGGCTGAAGTACGAGGGCGGGGTGCACCGGGTGCAGCGCGTGCCCGCGACCGAGTCGCAGGGCCGCATCCACACCTCAGCGGCGGGCGTGCTCGTACTGCCCGAGGCCGAGGACGTCGACGTCGAGATCAACGCCAACGATCTGCGCATCGACGTCTACCGCTCGTCCGGGCCCGGCGGCCAGTCCGTCAACACCACCGACTCCGCGGTGCGCATCACCCACGAGCCGACCGGCATCGTCGTCTCCTGTCAGAACGAGAAGAGCCAGCTTCAGAACAAGGAGCAGGCGCTGCGCATCCTGCGTGCCCGGCTGCTGGCCGCCGCGCAGGAGGAGGCCGACCAGGAGGCGTCGGACGCCCGCCGCAGCCAGGTGCGTACGGTGGACCGGTCGGAGCGCGTGCGGACGTACAACTTCCCGGAGAACCGGATCTCGGACCACCGGGTCGGCTTCAAGGCGTACAACCTCGACCAGGTGCTCGACGGCGATCTCGACGCGGTGATCCAGGCGTGCGTCGACGCCGACTCCGCGGCCAAGCTGGCCGCGGCCCAGTAA